The proteins below come from a single Ruegeria sp. SCSIO 43209 genomic window:
- a CDS encoding SpvB/TcaC N-terminal domain-containing protein, which produces MLGSTAISRPQRSEASAISGDNGANKDVLSLNLPKGGGAISGIGEKITSNPVTGSASLTIPVPVSPGRGGFTPELQLSYEAGTSSGIFGFGWSLSLPEITRKTEKGLPQYDDAAGSDVFLISGSEDLVPLLDSQGAQWEDRGRFPGVTIHRFRPRIESTFARIERWTDEATGIAHWRVTSRENVTSIYGASGLSRVADPNDPARVFRWLLSETFDDKGNAIRYEHVAEDAVGIDQAQAHEANRSRTTERYLKRIRYGNRVSRLVDPDVNAGGWLFTVVFDYGEDHLLPIAPDPNVATDAQHELVHASADPGRNWQVRPDPTSSYRAGFEVRRYRRCHRILTFHDIPDLPTGEPGYRGLVKATEFSYDDFTPPGADTDDERQHPGSTRYGSFLMAVAQSGFALDDTVAPRDVNGATFLAYRRQAIPPVEFTYSRAEVNDIVHRLDRGQTEGAPAGLTDPANWVDLDGDGVGGILTSTPGAWHYTRNLGPMNGTARFAAPVLVAERPVFAESGQWMDLAGDGRPDLVVMDRTTPGFHERDAQSGWSDFRAFEYWPHVDASNDSMKMVDLTGDGLADILLTEDTAFVWHPSEGEAGFGPARRQAQPWNDTDGPRLVFSDPEAAIFLADMSGDGLSDLVRIRCGEVAYWPNCGYGRFGTKVAMDDAPQFDRPEMFDRSRLRLTDIDGSGTTDIVYLGAEGIDLYFNMSGNRLAPRRRLGNVPPLDTETSVDLLDLFGTGTACLVWSSTLSRDAGQPLRYVDLMGGQKPHLMTRYVNNFGGETELRYASSSRFYLQDLYEGRPWATRLPFPVQVVDRIVTHDRVAQTRFVSRFAFHHGHFDGVEREFRGFGMVEQWDTEEFATLSSDALGPLASNEDPASHVPPVLTRTWFHTGVYLDQGSLPDVLAGLLDGQDRGEYWRAPAWRDDDVEARRRLLPDTVLPPGLTTEETREAARALRGTVLRRETYALDGRAKPGYPNGHPYQVVEQTRTVHLLQSRGPNRHAVFLTHARESLTAHYERIPDDPRLQHQVILEVDPFATELRRVDVMYGRQTPDPTLTPEDQARQAQLHAVLHTRRVTDLIATDQTYRAPVSCEEQSFELTGLSPAPGTRLSFDEIETEANAAADLAYEATPTAGQVQRRLIEHRRQYFRDDTLTGPLPLGQMGSLGLLHQSFQLAFTPGLVTQVYGGRVGAAEMAQAGYTEIDGDGQWWRPSDRQLLSPSSGDTPAQELAFARQHFFRPHRLRDPFHQPATHTETTARYDAFDLLIEETQDALGNRMSAGVRSTGPAGAITERRQDYRVLQASVLTDENGNRSEVVFDAYGRVTGMARMGKVDGPDEGDRLDGFDPTLVPAARTQVLNDPRGPEALAALGRATMRYVYDPWAYYHSRGDPVPSPVIGLSLHREVHDSDLLPGQATPFLAEITFTDGMGQEIQRKIQAEDGPVPTRDGSGSILLGPDGRPVMSASQSQRWVGTGWQVRNNKGNIVRQFEPFFTDRPTYESDIRIGVSPIFFYDALGREIGILNPDHTWSKHRFSVWDQTTWDPGDTVLISDPAQDHDLGDHFRRLPQAAYLPTWHALRTDPAQAQALATRFPDPEDRERATEAASKSALYDDTPMRALADTRGALIARLTTNRTLYSNTAPGTLPTETFHRVATEIDIEGNTRRTWDELGREVQRTAFDMLSTAIRTDSMEGGTRWRLSDVNGETAFTWDARDHRLRHEFDVLRRPIATHLSINAVPELRIDETVYGESLPTPEALNRRKRIAISRDQSGTMEILAHDFKGNPIRSQRQLAQEFRTTLDWAAPVATEPEIFAGQTRYDALDRPVQLVPLQPQGPGARIQVVQYRYNPSSRLDRVDTWHARPAAPDTLLDPATADHAVVTGIAYNPWGDRERITYGNAVETEILHDPLTRLTERIITRRDAIGFGSDCPTPPVAGWPGCHLQAQHMIYDVSGHVTHIRDSAQQQIFFRNRRVDASNDYTFDALHRLIEATGREHLGQQGGAPGAHSYNDAARTRLPHRSDGFALGRYLERFHYDIAGNLIEMRHRGSDPVAPGWTRTYTYGEDSDLAAGVSSNRLSQTSVGALNDIISQGGDGYDAMGNMLRLSHLDQIEWDHDNQLRMCRRQAVGPGDTDGLAHQGDRTFFVYASDGTRIRKVTETAAGAIRRETISLGGFDIIREPGANPRTRETLHVGDEAGRIALVETTIAGGAVSRVIRYQHSNHVGSVGIELDENGNVLSYEEYSPFGSTTYQGVATAGLGPKRFRYTAMERDAETGLNHHGARYAAPWLGRWISADPIGIEGGLNLYAYAYNNPVTLNDPEGTAPPTVPNGGLEVASLQKGLETLDALATQVRNTEGSVQEFALIKENNTFKILKGTATKPEVSIPKGTTAIAHTHPPTAMVSFADVNTTHAQGVKVAGVRSHLVAHGNGNWTLIEIPKQGNGMLTSFDTNTGMIKGTVQVYRPGAAPDTASMVQKVDTMNMVNKQGKITSISKLAKAMRGSKAVSQTLSGGRAILGVMGRGLMVIGMAASGIQVGTGITQIAEGETGVGTANVVEGTASGTLNVVSVSGKLVTGGGAGSVLAAGLAAFGSIALAGTEARSAIKGEKTAAREAADFWVDEIDAGHRQGGVGGFFRRSAGYLGLGAAGTMSILQGQGIKGHLKW; this is translated from the coding sequence ATGTTAGGCTCCACTGCCATTTCCCGACCTCAAAGGTCGGAAGCATCCGCCATTTCAGGTGACAATGGCGCCAACAAAGATGTGCTGTCGCTTAATCTGCCGAAAGGCGGTGGCGCGATTTCTGGTATTGGTGAAAAGATTACCTCGAACCCGGTGACCGGGTCTGCGTCCTTGACGATTCCGGTTCCTGTCAGCCCTGGGCGTGGTGGTTTCACACCAGAGTTGCAACTGAGCTATGAGGCTGGCACCAGCAGCGGCATATTCGGCTTTGGATGGTCACTTTCGCTGCCCGAGATCACACGCAAAACGGAAAAAGGCCTGCCCCAATACGACGATGCCGCCGGATCGGATGTCTTCCTGATTTCGGGGTCTGAAGATCTGGTGCCGCTGCTCGATTCTCAGGGGGCACAATGGGAGGATCGCGGGCGGTTTCCAGGTGTGACCATCCACAGGTTCCGCCCACGGATCGAAAGCACTTTTGCCCGCATTGAGCGTTGGACAGACGAGGCGACGGGTATTGCGCATTGGCGTGTCACGTCGCGCGAAAACGTCACTTCGATCTATGGCGCGTCAGGCCTATCAAGGGTGGCAGACCCGAACGACCCCGCCCGTGTATTTCGCTGGTTGTTGTCCGAGACCTTTGACGACAAAGGCAACGCCATCCGATACGAGCATGTCGCCGAAGACGCAGTTGGAATCGATCAGGCGCAGGCGCACGAAGCCAATCGGTCCCGCACAACCGAGCGGTACCTGAAACGCATCCGCTACGGCAATCGAGTCTCTCGTTTGGTTGATCCGGATGTGAATGCAGGTGGATGGCTGTTCACGGTCGTATTCGATTATGGCGAAGACCACCTGTTGCCAATCGCACCTGATCCCAACGTGGCGACGGATGCACAGCATGAGCTTGTCCATGCATCCGCTGATCCCGGCCGAAATTGGCAAGTGCGCCCGGACCCCACATCAAGCTACCGCGCGGGCTTTGAGGTTCGGCGCTATCGCCGCTGCCATCGAATTCTGACCTTTCATGATATCCCCGACTTGCCGACGGGCGAACCGGGCTATCGCGGTCTCGTGAAGGCAACTGAGTTTTCCTATGACGATTTCACGCCTCCCGGTGCTGACACTGATGACGAGCGTCAGCACCCCGGCAGTACGCGCTATGGCTCATTCCTCATGGCGGTCGCGCAGTCGGGCTTCGCTCTGGACGATACTGTTGCACCGCGCGATGTGAACGGAGCCACGTTCCTTGCCTATCGGCGTCAGGCGATTCCGCCCGTGGAATTCACATATAGCCGGGCCGAGGTGAACGATATTGTGCACCGCCTTGACCGCGGGCAGACCGAAGGTGCTCCGGCCGGACTTACCGATCCGGCAAACTGGGTTGATTTGGACGGTGACGGTGTTGGTGGAATTCTGACCTCGACCCCGGGTGCCTGGCATTACACTCGCAACCTTGGGCCAATGAACGGCACGGCGCGCTTTGCGGCCCCCGTGCTGGTTGCCGAGCGGCCTGTATTTGCTGAGTCAGGCCAATGGATGGACCTTGCTGGGGATGGTCGCCCGGATCTGGTGGTAATGGACCGGACAACCCCGGGGTTCCATGAGCGCGACGCGCAATCAGGTTGGTCCGACTTCCGCGCGTTTGAATATTGGCCACATGTAGATGCGTCCAATGACAGCATGAAGATGGTTGACCTGACAGGCGATGGCCTTGCAGACATTCTTCTGACCGAGGACACCGCTTTTGTCTGGCACCCCTCTGAAGGCGAGGCCGGGTTTGGCCCCGCGCGCAGGCAAGCGCAGCCATGGAACGACACTGACGGACCCCGACTTGTGTTTTCCGATCCTGAGGCTGCAATTTTTCTGGCGGATATGTCCGGCGACGGATTGTCTGATCTGGTTCGTATCCGCTGTGGTGAAGTCGCCTATTGGCCCAATTGCGGATATGGGCGTTTCGGCACCAAAGTGGCGATGGACGACGCGCCACAATTTGATCGCCCCGAAATGTTCGACCGCAGCCGCCTGCGCCTGACGGATATCGACGGCTCGGGCACCACCGACATTGTCTATCTGGGTGCAGAAGGTATCGACCTCTATTTCAACATGTCTGGCAACCGGCTTGCACCGCGCCGACGCCTAGGGAATGTGCCGCCGCTTGATACCGAAACTTCGGTCGATCTGCTCGATCTATTTGGAACGGGCACCGCCTGTCTTGTGTGGTCCTCTACTTTGTCCCGCGACGCAGGTCAGCCTCTGCGTTACGTCGATCTGATGGGCGGACAAAAACCGCACCTCATGACCCGATATGTCAACAATTTCGGTGGCGAGACCGAATTGCGCTATGCCTCGTCGTCGCGGTTTTACCTGCAGGACCTTTATGAAGGCCGCCCTTGGGCCACGCGCCTGCCGTTCCCGGTGCAGGTGGTTGATCGCATCGTCACACATGATCGTGTGGCGCAAACCCGGTTCGTATCTCGCTTTGCCTTTCACCATGGTCATTTCGACGGGGTCGAGCGCGAGTTTCGCGGGTTCGGCATGGTCGAACAATGGGACACCGAGGAATTTGCGACGCTCTCGTCAGATGCGCTGGGGCCACTGGCATCAAACGAAGACCCGGCATCTCATGTTCCGCCCGTACTGACCAGAACATGGTTTCATACCGGCGTGTATCTCGACCAAGGTAGTCTGCCCGATGTCTTGGCTGGTCTTCTTGATGGGCAGGATCGTGGGGAATACTGGCGCGCACCCGCTTGGCGTGACGACGATGTTGAAGCGCGACGGCGGCTTTTGCCCGACACGGTGTTGCCACCCGGATTGACAACCGAAGAAACACGCGAGGCTGCGCGCGCGCTTCGCGGCACGGTGCTTCGGCGTGAAACCTATGCGCTCGATGGCAGGGCGAAGCCCGGCTATCCCAACGGTCACCCCTATCAGGTGGTCGAGCAAACGCGGACTGTGCATCTTCTGCAATCCCGTGGACCCAACCGTCATGCCGTGTTTCTGACCCATGCCCGGGAAAGTCTAACCGCGCATTATGAGCGGATCCCCGATGACCCACGCCTTCAGCATCAGGTCATACTGGAGGTTGACCCGTTTGCGACTGAACTGCGCCGCGTCGATGTCATGTATGGCCGGCAAACACCTGATCCGACGCTGACGCCTGAAGATCAGGCGCGTCAGGCGCAGTTACATGCGGTATTACACACGCGGCGCGTCACGGACCTGATCGCGACAGATCAAACCTACCGCGCCCCGGTGTCATGTGAAGAACAAAGCTTTGAGCTTACCGGCTTAAGCCCAGCGCCGGGTACGCGTTTGTCCTTTGATGAGATCGAGACAGAGGCGAACGCTGCAGCCGATCTTGCTTATGAAGCTACCCCAACCGCGGGTCAGGTGCAGCGTCGTCTGATCGAACACCGCCGTCAGTACTTCAGGGATGATACGCTGACCGGCCCACTGCCGCTTGGCCAGATGGGCAGTTTGGGGCTTCTCCATCAAAGCTTCCAACTGGCCTTCACGCCGGGTCTTGTCACGCAGGTTTATGGAGGCCGCGTTGGTGCGGCCGAGATGGCGCAGGCGGGATACACCGAGATTGACGGCGACGGCCAGTGGTGGCGCCCATCGGACCGTCAGCTTTTGTCGCCCTCAAGCGGTGATACGCCCGCGCAAGAGCTGGCATTTGCACGTCAACATTTTTTTCGACCACATCGCCTGCGGGACCCGTTCCATCAGCCTGCGACACATACGGAAACAACAGCCCGCTATGACGCTTTCGACCTGCTGATCGAGGAAACGCAGGACGCATTGGGCAATCGCATGTCGGCAGGGGTACGCTCGACCGGTCCAGCTGGCGCAATCACCGAACGCCGACAGGATTATCGCGTTTTGCAAGCCTCGGTATTGACCGATGAGAACGGCAATCGCAGCGAGGTGGTCTTTGACGCCTATGGCCGCGTGACCGGCATGGCCCGAATGGGCAAGGTCGATGGGCCCGACGAAGGTGACAGGCTGGATGGCTTTGATCCGACACTGGTGCCTGCAGCACGCACCCAAGTGCTGAACGATCCGCGTGGACCTGAAGCTCTGGCAGCACTTGGACGCGCGACAATGCGTTATGTTTATGATCCCTGGGCCTATTATCACTCTCGTGGGGATCCTGTCCCATCACCCGTCATCGGTCTTTCCCTGCATCGAGAGGTTCACGACAGTGATCTTTTGCCGGGTCAAGCCACCCCGTTCCTGGCCGAAATTACCTTTACAGATGGGATGGGGCAGGAAATTCAACGCAAGATTCAGGCCGAAGACGGTCCGGTCCCAACGCGTGATGGCTCGGGGAGCATCCTGCTGGGACCTGATGGTCGGCCGGTTATGTCCGCATCGCAGTCACAACGCTGGGTCGGTACCGGCTGGCAAGTGCGCAACAACAAAGGCAATATTGTTCGACAGTTCGAACCGTTCTTCACAGATCGCCCGACCTATGAGTCCGACATCCGCATCGGTGTAAGCCCAATTTTCTTCTACGACGCATTGGGCAGAGAGATCGGGATTTTGAATCCCGATCATACATGGAGCAAACACCGGTTTTCTGTTTGGGACCAGACGACATGGGACCCGGGCGATACTGTACTGATTTCGGATCCCGCCCAAGACCACGATCTTGGCGACCATTTCCGCAGGTTGCCGCAGGCTGCCTATTTACCCACTTGGCACGCGCTGCGCACTGATCCGGCGCAAGCGCAGGCGTTGGCGACCCGTTTCCCCGATCCCGAAGACCGGGAGCGCGCCACTGAGGCTGCATCGAAATCGGCGCTTTATGATGACACACCGATGCGGGCTTTGGCAGATACCCGTGGTGCGCTGATCGCGCGCCTCACCACGAACCGCACGCTCTACAGCAACACGGCCCCGGGCACCCTACCGACCGAGACATTCCACCGCGTTGCGACCGAAATCGATATCGAAGGCAATACGCGCCGAACCTGGGATGAGCTTGGGCGCGAGGTTCAGCGTACCGCTTTCGACATGCTCAGCACCGCCATTCGGACCGACAGTATGGAGGGCGGTACCCGTTGGCGGCTATCGGATGTAAATGGCGAAACGGCGTTTACGTGGGATGCGCGCGACCACCGGCTGCGCCACGAATTCGATGTATTGCGCCGACCCATCGCCACTCATCTAAGCATCAATGCGGTTCCTGAGCTGCGGATCGATGAAACGGTCTACGGAGAATCGCTGCCGACACCCGAAGCCCTGAACCGCCGCAAACGCATCGCGATCAGCCGCGACCAATCCGGCACGATGGAAATTCTGGCCCATGATTTCAAAGGCAACCCAATCCGCAGCCAGCGGCAACTGGCGCAGGAGTTTCGCACCACGCTCGATTGGGCCGCACCCGTGGCGACTGAGCCCGAGATTTTCGCAGGGCAAACCCGCTATGACGCGCTGGACCGTCCGGTTCAACTGGTGCCGCTGCAACCGCAAGGGCCGGGCGCGCGCATCCAGGTTGTGCAGTACCGCTATAACCCGTCCTCGCGGCTTGATCGGGTGGACACCTGGCACGCACGACCCGCGGCACCTGACACTTTATTGGATCCCGCCACTGCGGATCATGCCGTGGTCACAGGCATTGCATACAACCCTTGGGGCGACCGCGAACGCATCACCTATGGCAACGCGGTTGAAACAGAAATCCTACATGATCCGTTGACCCGTCTCACCGAACGCATCATCACCCGGCGCGATGCAATCGGATTTGGCTCGGACTGTCCGACACCGCCAGTTGCAGGCTGGCCAGGATGCCACTTGCAGGCGCAGCACATGATCTACGATGTGTCTGGCCACGTGACCCACATCCGCGACAGCGCGCAACAGCAGATCTTTTTCCGCAATCGCCGTGTTGATGCTTCTAACGACTATACGTTTGATGCCCTGCATCGTTTGATCGAGGCGACGGGCCGCGAACATCTGGGCCAGCAAGGCGGCGCACCCGGTGCCCACAGCTATAACGATGCCGCGCGAACCCGGCTGCCACACCGCAGTGATGGTTTCGCCCTTGGCCGTTATCTTGAGCGTTTTCACTATGACATTGCGGGCAACTTGATTGAGATGCGCCACCGGGGCTCTGATCCCGTGGCGCCCGGTTGGACGCGGACCTACACCTATGGCGAGGACAGCGATCTGGCCGCGGGGGTATCCTCGAACCGCTTAAGTCAAACATCGGTCGGTGCCTTGAATGATATCATCAGTCAGGGCGGCGATGGCTATGACGCGATGGGTAACATGTTGCGGCTTTCCCACCTCGATCAGATTGAATGGGATCACGACAACCAGCTGCGTATGTGTCGCCGTCAGGCAGTTGGACCGGGTGATACGGACGGCCTTGCCCATCAGGGGGACCGCACATTCTTTGTTTACGCATCTGACGGGACCCGCATCCGAAAAGTGACAGAAACCGCTGCAGGAGCCATCCGTCGCGAGACGATCTCGCTGGGCGGGTTCGACATTATCCGCGAACCGGGTGCAAACCCGCGGACCCGAGAGACCCTGCATGTGGGGGACGAAGCTGGCCGTATTGCATTGGTTGAGACGACGATCGCCGGTGGTGCGGTCAGCCGCGTCATTCGTTATCAGCACAGTAACCATGTGGGCAGTGTGGGGATCGAACTGGACGAGAACGGCAATGTTCTGTCTTACGAGGAATACAGCCCCTTTGGCAGTACCACCTATCAAGGCGTTGCCACCGCTGGCCTAGGTCCGAAACGTTTTCGATATACCGCGATGGAGCGGGATGCCGAAACCGGGCTTAACCATCATGGTGCCCGCTATGCCGCCCCTTGGCTCGGCCGATGGATCAGCGCCGATCCCATCGGAATTGAAGGCGGGCTGAACCTTTATGCCTATGCCTATAACAACCCGGTAACGCTCAACGATCCCGAGGGCACTGCGCCGCCCACTGTGCCCAACGGAGGCCTTGAAGTTGCATCGTTGCAGAAGGGTCTTGAGACGCTTGATGCGCTGGCGACTCAGGTCAGGAACACCGAAGGCAGCGTGCAGGAGTTCGCCCTTATCAAAGAGAACAACACGTTCAAGATATTGAAGGGCACGGCCACCAAGCCCGAGGTCTCGATTCCAAAGGGAACGACGGCTATCGCACACACGCACCCGCCCACTGCCATGGTTTCCTTTGCAGACGTCAACACCACCCATGCCCAGGGTGTGAAGGTCGCCGGAGTCCGGTCTCACCTGGTGGCGCATGGCAACGGCAATTGGACGCTGATCGAGATCCCGAAACAGGGAAACGGAATGTTGACCTCATTCGACACCAATACCGGCATGATAAAGGGCACCGTGCAAGTCTACCGCCCGGGCGCTGCGCCTGACACTGCGTCGATGGTGCAAAAAGTCGACACCATGAACATGGTGAACAAGCAAGGCAAAATCACCTCAATTTCCAAGCTCGCCAAAGCAATGCGGGGTAGCAAGGCAGTGTCGCAGACCCTGTCCGGCGGCCGCGCCATCCTAGGGGTCATGGGCCGTGGGCTCATGGTGATCGGTATGGCGGCCAGCGGCATTCAGGTTGGCACAGGGATCACGCAAATCGCCGAAGGCGAGACCGGCGTGGGCACCGCAAATGTGGTCGAGGGCACAGCCTCGGGCACTCTCAACGTGGTCTCGGTGTCGGGCAAGCTCGTCACGGGTGGTGGTGCTGGATCGGTCCTTGCCGCCGGGCTCGCAGCTTTCGGCTCAATTGCACTGGCCGGAACCGAAGCTCGCTCCGCAATCAAAGGCGAAAAAACCGCCGCACGCGAAGCGGCCGATTTTTGGGTGGACGAAATCGATGCAGGCCATCGTCAGGGCGGCGTTGGCGGCTTCTTCCGACGGTCCGCTGGATACCTTGGCCTGGGCGCGGCAGGCACGATGTCGATCCTGCAAGGCCAGGGCATCAAAGGCCATTTGAAATGGTGA